One genomic window of Panicum hallii strain FIL2 chromosome 6, PHallii_v3.1, whole genome shotgun sequence includes the following:
- the LOC112897029 gene encoding kinesin-like protein KIN-7H isoform X1 encodes MGAAGEEMVAEAKEERILVSVRLRPLNGREAGDSSDWECISPTTIMFRSTVPERAMFPTAYTYDRVFGPSCSTRQVYEEGAKEVALSVVSGINSSIFAYGQTSSGKTYTMTGITEYSMLDIYDYIDKHPEREFILKFSAIEIYNEAVRDLLSHDSTPLRLLDDPEKGTTVERLTEETLRDYNHLRDLLTVCEAQRQIGETALNETSSRSHQILRLTIESSTRQYLGRGNSSTLVACVNFVDLAGSERASQTASAGMRLKEGSHINRSLLTLGKVVRQLSKGRNGHIPYRDSKLTRILQSSLGGNARTAIICTMSPAHTHIEQSRNTLLFATCAKEVITNAHVNVVMSDKALVKHLQRELARLENELKFPGSASCTTHTEALREKDAQIKKLEKQLKELMEERDTVQSQLNCLLKGDGDDHGYEHTAKRWDEHSRSSESLAQNVSEEALSVADAYGVAHQDQDYASFNGSYVCSSDHNDSAFLGETRELPRQTWEQKLVSPWHPPSNHSSDGIEPYHMKEAASTTASEVSEDHCREVQCIEIHEHVRSRSQEFSQLLPEDTMIQTPVVEVISKDAVPQSDEQQGLESVKGKIEDHVKSYPINYEQQAENITNIEEDSVKMNRCESERIKENAVKLYTCDSNHSFNIGKPYPYECLSLKRCIMSSKDRALARSNSCRASFMVIPNSWFDDSDNTSRTPPDEIFRYAPRRLDKVRRSLYAENDDCQNEDPLLDCSVVSSEVASDEVVKDMSTSDEVAKEMSTSDEVPKEMSTIDDVAKEMSTIDDVAKEMSIIDDVTNEMNTSDEEQETHVNDISCVNTKIFREDQCEEFQAQVIMQQAIRDDSTTMRTVKDVGVDIALSPIHSPSHPTVDFEKKQQQIIELWHECNVSIVHRTYFFLLFRGDPADNIYMEVEHRRLSFIKSSFTAEPVAQGELNPAIASSLKNLRRERDMLYKQMLKKLSNGEKESIYSKWGIDLSTKQRRLQLSRLIWTQTDMEHIRESASLVARLIDLLEPGQALKEMFGMNFSLAPRTDRRSFGLLGSYSMK; translated from the exons ATGGGGGCGGCGGGCGAGGAGATGGTGGCGGAGGCCAAGGAGGAGAGGATACTGGTGTCAGTGCGCCTCAGGCCGCTCAACGGCAGGGAGGCCGGGGACAGCTCCGACTGGGAGTGCATCAGCCCCACCACCATCATGTTCCGGAGCACCGTCCCCGAGCGCGCCATGTTCCCCACCGCCTACACCTACG ATAGGGTGTTTGGCCCCAGTTGCTCTACACGGCAAGTCTATGAGGAAGGAGCAAAAGAAGTTGCTCTATCAGTTGTCAGTGGAATTAACT CAAGCATATTTGCCTATGGGCAAACAAGCAGTGGAAAGACTTACACAATGACGGGAATTACTGAGTATAGCATGCTGGACATCTATGATTACATTGATAAG CATCCTGAAAGAGAGTTCATTTTGAAATTCTCGGCCATAGAGATATACAATGAAGCTGTGAGGGACCTTTTGAGCCATGACTCCACACCTCTTAGACTTCTAGATGATCCAGAG AAAGGGACTACTGTAGAAAGACTCACTGAGGAAACTTTAAGGGACTACAATCATCTTAGGGATCTTCTAACAGTATGTGAAG CTCAAAGGCAGATCGGAGAAACTGCTTTGAATGAAACAAGTTCCAGATCCCATCAAATACTCAGATTG ACAATTGAAAGTTCAACTAGGCAGTATTTAGGAAGAGGCAACTCGAGCACCCTTGTGGCTTGTGTG AACTTTGTTGATTTAGCAGGAAGTGAGCGTGCATCTCAGACCGCCTCGGCTGGTATGAGGCTAAAAGAAGGCAGCCATATCAACCGAAGTCTGCTTACACTGGGAAAGGTCGTCCGTCAACTCAG CAAGGGAAGAAATGGTCACATCCCTTACAGAGATTCAAAGCTGACCCGTATCTTACAGTCCTCTCTTGGTGGCAATGCAAGAACAGCCATTATCTGCACAATGAGCCCTGCGCATACTCATATTGAGCAATCCAGGAACACTCTTCTGTTTGCGACCTGTGCAAAGGAGGTTATTACAAATGCACATGTCAATGTGGTGATGTCTGACAAAGCACTTGTGAAGCATCTACAGAGAGAACTTGCGAGATTAGAAAATGAGCTGAAGTTTCCTGGGTCAGCTTCTTGCACTACTCACACTGAGGCATTGAGAGAGAAGGATGCACAGATTAAGAAG CTTGAAAAGCAGCTGAAAGAATTGATGGAGGAAAGGGACACAGTTCAGTCTCAACTTAACTGTTTACTAAAAGGTGATGGCGATGACCATGGCTATGAGCACACTGCAAAGCGATGG GATGAGCATAGTCGGTCATCGGAGTCCCTTGCACAAAATGTGTCTGAAGAGGCACTTTCAGTTGCTGATGCTTATGGGGTTGCTCATCAAGATCAAGATTATGCATCGTTTAATGGATCCTATGTCTGCAGTAGTGATCATAATGACTCAGCATTCCTCGGTGAAACAAGGGAGCTTCCTCGGCAAACATGGGAGCAAAAGTTGGTTTCACCTTGGCATCCTCCCAGCAACCATAGTTCTGACGGTATAGAGCCATATCATATGAAGGAAGCAGCTTCAACAACTGCATCTGAAGTATCTGAAGATCATTGCAGGGAAGTGCAGTGCATAGAGATACATGAGCATGTAAGAAGCAGAAGCCAGGAATTCAGCCAATTACTCCCTGAGGACACCATGATCCAAACACCTGTTGTAGAGGTGATCTCCAAAGATGCAGTCCCGCAATCTGATGAACAGCAAGGGCTTGAAAGCGTAAAAGGGAAAATAGAAGATCATGTCAAATCATATCCCATCAACTATGAGCAACAAGCTGAGAATATAACAAATATAGAGGAAGATTCTGTCAAAATGAATCGATGTGAATCTGAAAGAATTAAAGAAAATGCTGTCAAACTATATACATGTGATTCTAACCATTCTTTCAACATTGGCAAACCTTACCCTTATGAATGTTTGAGTCTGAAGAGGTGCATAATGAGCTCAAAAGATCGTGCACTGGCTAGAAGTAACAGCTGTAGGGCTAGCTTTATGGTGATTCCAAATAGTTGGTTTGATGATTCTGATAATACCAGCAGGACACCACCTGACGAAATCTTTAGGTATGCTCCCAGAAGGCTTGATAAGGTCAGGAGAAGCCTGTATGCCGAGAATGATGATTGCCAAAATGAAGACCCTTTACTGGACTGCTCCGTTGTTTCCAGTGAAGTAGCATCTGATGAAGTTGTCAAGGACATGAGCACCAGTGATGAAGTAGCCAAGGAAATGAGCACCAGTGATGAAGTACCCAAGGAAATGAGCACCATTGATGATGTAGCCAAGGAAATGAGCACCATTGATGACGTAGCCAAGGAAATGAGCATCATTGATGATGTAACCAATGAAATGAACACCAGCGATGAAGAACAAGAAACTCATGTCAATGACATCAGTTGTGTCAACACAAAAATTTTCCGTGAAGACCAATGTGAGGAATTTCAGGCACAAGTAATCATG CAGCAGGCCATTAGAGATGACTCGACAACCATGAGAACAGTCAAAGACGTCGGTGTAGATATAGCACTGAGTCCCATCCATTCTCCTTCCCATCCGACAGTTGATTTTGAGAAAAAACAGCAACAAATTATCGAGTTGTGGCACGAATGCAATGTCTCTATCGTGCACAGAACCtacttcttcctcctcttcagGGGAGATCCAGCAGATAACATATACATGGAAGTGGAGCACAGGAGACTGTCCTTCATTAAGAGTTCGTTCACTGCAGAACCCGTGGCACAAGGGGAACTTAATCCTGCCATTGCATCAAG CTTAAAGAATCTTCGCCGAGAAAGGGATATGCTCTACAAGCAGATGCTGAAGAAGCTCTCCAATGGGGAGAAAGAGAGTATCTACAGCAAATGGGGCATCGATCTGAGCACGAAACAACGAAGGTTACAGCTCTCCCGCCTCATCTGGACACAGACTGACATGGAGCATATCAGAGAGAGCGCCTCTCTTGTCGCGAGGCTGATCGACCTTCTAGAGCCTGGGCAAGCGCTCAAGGAGATGTTTGGGATGAACTTCAGTCTGGCTCCACGAACTGACCGGAGATCGTTTGGCCTGCTAGGTTCTTACTCCATGAAGTGA
- the LOC112897029 gene encoding kinesin-like protein KIN-7H isoform X2, with translation MGAAGEEMVAEAKEERILVSVRLRPLNGREAGDSSDWECISPTTIMFRSTVPERAMFPTAYTYDRVFGPSCSTRQVYEEGAKEVALSVVSGINSSIFAYGQTSSGKTYTMTGITEYSMLDIYDYIDKHPEREFILKFSAIEIYNEAVRDLLSHDSTPLRLLDDPEKGTTVERLTEETLRDYNHLRDLLTVCEAQRQIGETALNETSSRSHQILRLTIESSTRQYLGRGNSSTLVACVNFVDLAGSERASQTASAGMRLKEGSHINRSLLTLGKVVRQLSKGRNGHIPYRDSKLTRILQSSLGGNARTAIICTMSPAHTHIEQSRNTLLFATCAKEVITNAHVNVVMSDKALVKHLQRELARLENELKFPGSASCTTHTEALREKDAQIKKLEKQLKELMEERDTVQSQLNCLLKGDGDDHGYEHTAKRWDEHSRSSESLAQNVSEEALSVADAYGVAHQDQDYASFNGSYVCSSDHNDSAFLGETRELPRQTWEQKLVSPWHPPSNHSSDGIEPYHMKEAASTTASEVSEDHCREVQCIEIHEHVRSRSQEFSQLLPEDTMIQTPVVEVISKDAVPQSDEQQGLESVKGKIEDHVKSYPINYEQQAENITNIEEDSVKMNRCESERIKENAVKLYTCDSNHSFNIGKPYPYECLSLKRCIMSSKDRALARSNSCRASFMVIPNSWFDDSDNTSRTPPDEIFRYAPRRLDKVRRSLYAENDDCQNEDPLLDCSVVSSEVASDEVVKDMSTSDEVAKEMSTSDEVPKEMSTIDDVAKEMSTIDDVAKEMSIIDDVTNEMNTSDEEQETHVNDISCVNTKIFREDQCEEFQAQVIMQAIRDDSTTMRTVKDVGVDIALSPIHSPSHPTVDFEKKQQQIIELWHECNVSIVHRTYFFLLFRGDPADNIYMEVEHRRLSFIKSSFTAEPVAQGELNPAIASSLKNLRRERDMLYKQMLKKLSNGEKESIYSKWGIDLSTKQRRLQLSRLIWTQTDMEHIRESASLVARLIDLLEPGQALKEMFGMNFSLAPRTDRRSFGLLGSYSMK, from the exons ATGGGGGCGGCGGGCGAGGAGATGGTGGCGGAGGCCAAGGAGGAGAGGATACTGGTGTCAGTGCGCCTCAGGCCGCTCAACGGCAGGGAGGCCGGGGACAGCTCCGACTGGGAGTGCATCAGCCCCACCACCATCATGTTCCGGAGCACCGTCCCCGAGCGCGCCATGTTCCCCACCGCCTACACCTACG ATAGGGTGTTTGGCCCCAGTTGCTCTACACGGCAAGTCTATGAGGAAGGAGCAAAAGAAGTTGCTCTATCAGTTGTCAGTGGAATTAACT CAAGCATATTTGCCTATGGGCAAACAAGCAGTGGAAAGACTTACACAATGACGGGAATTACTGAGTATAGCATGCTGGACATCTATGATTACATTGATAAG CATCCTGAAAGAGAGTTCATTTTGAAATTCTCGGCCATAGAGATATACAATGAAGCTGTGAGGGACCTTTTGAGCCATGACTCCACACCTCTTAGACTTCTAGATGATCCAGAG AAAGGGACTACTGTAGAAAGACTCACTGAGGAAACTTTAAGGGACTACAATCATCTTAGGGATCTTCTAACAGTATGTGAAG CTCAAAGGCAGATCGGAGAAACTGCTTTGAATGAAACAAGTTCCAGATCCCATCAAATACTCAGATTG ACAATTGAAAGTTCAACTAGGCAGTATTTAGGAAGAGGCAACTCGAGCACCCTTGTGGCTTGTGTG AACTTTGTTGATTTAGCAGGAAGTGAGCGTGCATCTCAGACCGCCTCGGCTGGTATGAGGCTAAAAGAAGGCAGCCATATCAACCGAAGTCTGCTTACACTGGGAAAGGTCGTCCGTCAACTCAG CAAGGGAAGAAATGGTCACATCCCTTACAGAGATTCAAAGCTGACCCGTATCTTACAGTCCTCTCTTGGTGGCAATGCAAGAACAGCCATTATCTGCACAATGAGCCCTGCGCATACTCATATTGAGCAATCCAGGAACACTCTTCTGTTTGCGACCTGTGCAAAGGAGGTTATTACAAATGCACATGTCAATGTGGTGATGTCTGACAAAGCACTTGTGAAGCATCTACAGAGAGAACTTGCGAGATTAGAAAATGAGCTGAAGTTTCCTGGGTCAGCTTCTTGCACTACTCACACTGAGGCATTGAGAGAGAAGGATGCACAGATTAAGAAG CTTGAAAAGCAGCTGAAAGAATTGATGGAGGAAAGGGACACAGTTCAGTCTCAACTTAACTGTTTACTAAAAGGTGATGGCGATGACCATGGCTATGAGCACACTGCAAAGCGATGG GATGAGCATAGTCGGTCATCGGAGTCCCTTGCACAAAATGTGTCTGAAGAGGCACTTTCAGTTGCTGATGCTTATGGGGTTGCTCATCAAGATCAAGATTATGCATCGTTTAATGGATCCTATGTCTGCAGTAGTGATCATAATGACTCAGCATTCCTCGGTGAAACAAGGGAGCTTCCTCGGCAAACATGGGAGCAAAAGTTGGTTTCACCTTGGCATCCTCCCAGCAACCATAGTTCTGACGGTATAGAGCCATATCATATGAAGGAAGCAGCTTCAACAACTGCATCTGAAGTATCTGAAGATCATTGCAGGGAAGTGCAGTGCATAGAGATACATGAGCATGTAAGAAGCAGAAGCCAGGAATTCAGCCAATTACTCCCTGAGGACACCATGATCCAAACACCTGTTGTAGAGGTGATCTCCAAAGATGCAGTCCCGCAATCTGATGAACAGCAAGGGCTTGAAAGCGTAAAAGGGAAAATAGAAGATCATGTCAAATCATATCCCATCAACTATGAGCAACAAGCTGAGAATATAACAAATATAGAGGAAGATTCTGTCAAAATGAATCGATGTGAATCTGAAAGAATTAAAGAAAATGCTGTCAAACTATATACATGTGATTCTAACCATTCTTTCAACATTGGCAAACCTTACCCTTATGAATGTTTGAGTCTGAAGAGGTGCATAATGAGCTCAAAAGATCGTGCACTGGCTAGAAGTAACAGCTGTAGGGCTAGCTTTATGGTGATTCCAAATAGTTGGTTTGATGATTCTGATAATACCAGCAGGACACCACCTGACGAAATCTTTAGGTATGCTCCCAGAAGGCTTGATAAGGTCAGGAGAAGCCTGTATGCCGAGAATGATGATTGCCAAAATGAAGACCCTTTACTGGACTGCTCCGTTGTTTCCAGTGAAGTAGCATCTGATGAAGTTGTCAAGGACATGAGCACCAGTGATGAAGTAGCCAAGGAAATGAGCACCAGTGATGAAGTACCCAAGGAAATGAGCACCATTGATGATGTAGCCAAGGAAATGAGCACCATTGATGACGTAGCCAAGGAAATGAGCATCATTGATGATGTAACCAATGAAATGAACACCAGCGATGAAGAACAAGAAACTCATGTCAATGACATCAGTTGTGTCAACACAAAAATTTTCCGTGAAGACCAATGTGAGGAATTTCAGGCACAAGTAATCATG CAGGCCATTAGAGATGACTCGACAACCATGAGAACAGTCAAAGACGTCGGTGTAGATATAGCACTGAGTCCCATCCATTCTCCTTCCCATCCGACAGTTGATTTTGAGAAAAAACAGCAACAAATTATCGAGTTGTGGCACGAATGCAATGTCTCTATCGTGCACAGAACCtacttcttcctcctcttcagGGGAGATCCAGCAGATAACATATACATGGAAGTGGAGCACAGGAGACTGTCCTTCATTAAGAGTTCGTTCACTGCAGAACCCGTGGCACAAGGGGAACTTAATCCTGCCATTGCATCAAG CTTAAAGAATCTTCGCCGAGAAAGGGATATGCTCTACAAGCAGATGCTGAAGAAGCTCTCCAATGGGGAGAAAGAGAGTATCTACAGCAAATGGGGCATCGATCTGAGCACGAAACAACGAAGGTTACAGCTCTCCCGCCTCATCTGGACACAGACTGACATGGAGCATATCAGAGAGAGCGCCTCTCTTGTCGCGAGGCTGATCGACCTTCTAGAGCCTGGGCAAGCGCTCAAGGAGATGTTTGGGATGAACTTCAGTCTGGCTCCACGAACTGACCGGAGATCGTTTGGCCTGCTAGGTTCTTACTCCATGAAGTGA